Part of the Canis lupus dingo isolate Sandy chromosome 14, ASM325472v2, whole genome shotgun sequence genome, GGAAAAGGTAGTACAAATTCTTTTTCTAATCAAATTAATGGTGTAAAAAATACCATCAGAGTTCAAAGGGGTACTATAGTCAAGAGATAAGATTTACTAAGAATTCAATTGGATCAGGAAAGACTTCTGATAGACTACAGTGCATTAGGCACCAGGCTATTTACTACACATCttgtaatcattaaaaaaaattttttttaatttttatttatttatgatagtcacagagagagagagagaggcgcagagacacaggcagagggagaagcaggctccatgcaccgggagcccgatgtgggattcgatcccgggtctccaggatcgcgccctgggccaaaggcaggagccaaaccgctgcgccacccagggatccctgtaatcaTTATCTCACAttacaacaatcctatgagataGATACTGTATTCCCATTTCACCAACAAGGAACAGGCTTTTGAGAGGTTCATTTTTCCAGGGTCAAACAACAAGTTTAACTgataaaaaatctaattaaaagcCAGTTCAATATCCAAGAATGATACATTGTCTACTAGATACATTGTCTACTAGATGATACATTGTAGACACTATGATACATTGTCTACTAGAATGTCAGGCCTGGAAGGAGCCTGAGAAATTTAGTTCAATTGAAACCCTTCATggaacagataagaaaacaagCCCAGTGggatttcatttgattttttccaGTTTGGCCATAGTAAAGGGTTTGTGTAGAATACCAGTAGAAAATGCAGGAAAGAAGTGAACATATATATTGAGGGTCTACATCTTGATTCATAGTTACTTAACCTTCATACCACCCTATGAAGTAGAtattgctcccattttacagataaggaaataaagcCCAGAAATGTTAAAGCAAATTCCCTGAGGTTCCAAGATATCAAAACCAAAGCTCTTCTTCCTATAACATCCTTATGATTTTCCAAGCCAGGGAAGCAAGGTCAACTATGAAGAAATACAGCTAAGAGCAATGAGGTATCCTAAAGTGTTGTGAATAGGGAATGATGAATTAGAGACAGCACTTTAGGAAAGTGAACTTGGTGTGGAGAAGAGATTGGATGGGACGGATCTGGAGTCAGGAAGTGCTGCTGAGGAGTCCTTATATTGCAGTAGAGGCTTTGGGTGAAAAACCTGGATCTACACAGTAGCAAAGGTAGTTAAGAAGGAACAAgcactagggatgcctgggtggctcagctgttggacgtctgcctttggctcagggtatgatcccggtcaggggatctagtcctgcatcgggctccccacagggagcctgcttctccctctgcctgtgtctctgcctctctctctctctgtatctcttatgaataaataaataaaaataaaaaagatttaagaaagaaCAAGCACTCAAGAGGCATTAAGGAAGTACCCAAGAATTTCCAGGGTTCAGTGAAGTCATTGgaatgaaaaggaggaaagagagatggtgctgaagtcttttctttctttctttctttctttctttctttctttctttctttctttctttctttctttcttttttcttttcttttttttttttttttggtgctgaaGTCCTGATGCAGAGCATTTGGGAGGACAGCAATGCCCTAGATGGCCTTGGAGAACTTAGGAAGAATCATCTTtggaggggagggtgaggaggCTGATTTTGAGGGGATGGCAGGACAAAGTCAAGTCAGCTGTGAATCAGGAAGTTGGAAAGTGAAGAGGTTAAAGATCAGGACAAGGGTCAGAGCTGCAGATGAATATTTGGAAGCCATCAGCACTCCAGGGATCCAGGGGTATAGGAGCAGAAAGTGCATAGGATAGAAAGCATACCCTCAAAGTTATCTGTCTTCCCTAAAAATGGGGCAAAACTCTGCGTCTTAACAAAGAGAGATAAATACACGAGTACCCCTGATTCTGTCCCCTGCAGGCTTGCCTGCACTCACGTGTCAGTGTGGCACAATAGTGAGAGACCTAGATCtgatttcccctcctttctccagCAAGTCTGCATTTAGAAGCCCTGAGAGGAAAGGCACAGATTTGGAATAAATGTCCTGAGTTGATCAAGCTGTGGGACACTGGTGTGTTTTTGTCTCATTCTCCCCCACATCCCTTCGTTTCTTGCCCCTCAGCTCCTGCTCTTCCACCTCCAGGTCCTTACCCACTTAATCTTACCTAAAACTCCCAAATACACTCTTTGGTAATCTCTTCGCTGTCTGCCAACAGGGTGCCACTTCGGTCGGATCGCATGTAGAAGCCATTGGGTGCCAGCACTGTGAGCAAGTTGCTCCCATGAAGCTCTATACAGAAGTTGAGAGCAAACTTTCCCCAAGGGCGAAAGGTACCAAAGGATGTTATTGACCAGAAGGATCCACCCTgtgctggggagggaagggtgaAGGATGAAGCCCTCCAGTGGGTATAGCCTGAGGAGGCTCCTGAGAAGCATGCCACCCCTCCCTGACTACCCTTCCCTGCTTGTGTTGGCAGGTGCCTCTATGAAAATGCAGGAGGGCTTGGTTTTGTTCTGCCAACCCATTCTGGGGGCCTTGAAGtgtgaaaacaaacagaaactccGTTTCTGATGAGTAGGCTCTGAGCAGCAGGTCCTGAAGTCGGAGTTGGGGGTAAGGCAGGACTAGACTGTGAACCCAGGGATGAAAAAGAGGAGCTCCTCACCCTGGAAGTGGTAGATGCCCTGGCGGCAAGGCAGCAGGTGAATGCAGTCGGGCTGATCCATATTGCACTTCATTAGGTCGTGTTCTGATGAGGTGCCCACATACCCATAACGACCTCGCAATACAAGGAAGCGACGGTTAGCTAATCGAATCCCAAATTCCTCATTTGGGCCTGAAAGAAATAGAATGGAGTTATCTGGATGAGCAACTTCTAGATGCTTTCCCAAATAGAAGCAGGTAAAGGGACACTAATTGCAGAGTGTTGTCAACATTTTAAGAATTagtgaatgcctactatgtgccagatctTCGGCTAGGCGATTATGGAATGTTTATGAAAGCACTTAGTACAGTGTGGAGCCCGAgattttaatcttctttcttCCTGCAAGATGTGTGAATCTGTTTAATTTTCATGATAATCCGGTGAGGCAGGCAGGTTGGATATCACCTCCATTGATAATGGAACCAGTGACACTGAGGCTCAAAGGAGTGTTTGCTCAAAGGAGTGATGACAAAAATTCAGTGACACAGCAAATATACAGACCTAAATCTTCTGGTCCCAACTTCAGTGCTCTATTATATCCCAGCTCCCCCTTAAAGCATCTCTGACTTTGAATAACCCGGTGAAAGGGCTGTTCTACTCGCCTGGAATGGTGGCATTGGCCATCAGCAGGCCATTGTCCACAATGCCTAAGAAGCGTCCATTAGGAGACTGCAGGATGATCTTGCCACAATTCCAGTGCACGCGGAAGAATGTGTCAGACTCCATTGGGTGTCCATTAGCCACCACTGTCCTGTGGCGCCTCTGGAGAAATTAtagggagcagagaagagaacAAGGACAAAATCTCAGCTTTCTTCCCATCATCTTTATTTCTAGACCCTTTCCTACATCTCACCCACTAGCCTTCTTCATTCTCCCAGGGCATGCTTTACGCTTTCACATTGTTTTTGGAAAACATATTATAACCTCAGCTCTCCCACTTCCCCAGACTTTGCTATATCCCAGAGTCCATTATCAAAAAGGGACTTGGATATCCACATGGAGAGAAATAAACCTTGGCCTACACtccaaaatcatttcaaaattaatcatacacataaaaatgaaaatgtctaaaagaaaacataggagaaattCTTTGCAATGTTGGAGCAGTCAATGATTTATTAGGACAACAAAaccagggggtccctgggtggcacagtggtttggcgcctgccttcggcccagggcatgatcctaggatccaggatcaagtcccaaatcgggctccctgcatggagcctgcttctccctctgcctgtgtctctgcctctctctctctctctctctctctctcgaatcaataaataaaaatctaaaaaaaaaaaaaaaaaggacaacacaACCACTACTCTTTCATAAAGTGGAGagattgaacttcatcaaaattaataacTTGCTGctcaaaagacactattaagcaaatgaaaaggcaagccaccgACTGGGAGGAAAcacttaaaatacatacatttggCAAAGAACTTGACTTTAGAACAtagaaagaactcttacaactcgaTAATAAGATAAGCAACCCAATgacaaatgggcaaaagatttgaagagaCACCTCATggagaagatacacaaatggccaataagcacatgaaaagatactcaacattatgAATTATaagggagatgcaaattaaagccacagtaAGATGCCACTACACACCCATTAGGttggctgaaattaaaaacacagacaATACCCAGTGTttatgaggatgtggagcaattaGAGCTCTCATACATTATTGgcaagaatgtaaaatagtatacTCACTTCAGAAAAcgatttaacattttcttaaaaatataaacatggggtgcctcggtggctcagtcagctgagtgtctgcctttggctcaggtcatgatcctaggatcctgggatggagccttgagCCTTGTGtgggttctctctccttctgttcctcccccccaatcacgctctctttctctctccctgtctctagcatggtctctctcaaataaatagaatctttaaaaagaataaaaatatagatacacATTTATCACGTAACCCAGTATTTCTACCCCTATGTATTTGCCTAAGATAACCAAAAATATAGGCCCAcaaaaaaacttgtacacaaatgttcctAGCAACTTTATTCACAGTAGCCCAAACCAGAAATGACTCAAGTGTTCAACAAGCAAATGGAGAAACAAATTATGTTTGTGTTGGTGAGTAGTAGTATGGAACACTAACTACTCAGCAGTAGAAAACAAACCACTGATACGTGGATcatgaatgaatttcaaaaacattatgctgatgACAGGAAGAGTACATACTGTAATAtgatgtgattccatttatatggaattcTAGAGCAGGCAActctaatctatagtgacagaacaACATGTAACAGCGGTGGAGAGGAGggcaaggagaaaggggaactgaTTACAAAGAGGCAAGAGGAAATTTTGTGGTGATAGAAATATTCTCCAACTTGTGATTGGGGCATGCATAGATGTGAACATTGATCAAaacttattgggcagccccggtggcccagtggtttagcgctgccttcagcccggggtgtgatcctggagaccccggacgAGTCCcatgtttggctccctgcatggagcctgcttctccctctgcctgtgtctctgcctctctctttctctctgtgtctgtcatgaataaataaataaaatctttaaaaaactgaattgtaCGCTTAAATGAGTGTACTTTATACAAATTGTGCCTCAATaaagttgcttttttctttttttaaaagaggccCCATTGGATGAAACAGGGTCCATTGGTTGAAAATTGACAAGGGCCTCTACAGTTCACCTCAGCATCTGCTCACCTGCCTTAAAGAAGGAGAAAGTATGGGAGCACTCAGGTATTAAGGGTTCTCTTGCTCAGAAGGCAAAGGTCTCACCTGGGCTAGGTAGCAGCCATTGGCTGCACGAAGCTGCAAGGTGGAGCTCTCATCATCACATTCAAACTGGAACAAGGACATTGGGGTTACGTGCTCAGAGGCAGCATATATCTCAACATCTGAAGGGAAAGAACATGTCAGAAGAAGCCAGACTCTGGCCTCACCCTCAGTCTCAGTTCCTCCTCCACACTTCATGGCTGGGTTCCCTGTTTTCCCTCCTCAGCCTTCTCTGCCTTCTGTTGGACCGTAGGAGCCTGGAGAAGACCCAGGCGACTTTTCCCTGAAGCCCATGCCCTGCCTTATCACCCTGCTCCATGGCCTAAGAGATCctgctgggaccccaggatcttcCTTCTTGGGAGGTTCAAAAATCCTTACTGATCTTGagcacatttttctcttttcagcagccagctctccctccctccacagctGTTTTGAACCCAGCACTTGCCATAAATGATGGAGAGGAACTTCCGAGTCTTTGACCTGAGGCTGACCCACGTCGGACAGCGCTGTAGGATGAACCACTCCTCGCCCCTGTGGGGATTGGAgcccaggcccaggagcaggcGTGCACCCTGTGGGTACAACATGCCTCCTTCTCCATCGCTTAGTGCCACAAGCCCTCCAGGCCGTACCTGCATGTGAAAAGCTGTCTGTGTTGAGGGTTGGGGGACCAGCCGGTCTAAGTGGGACAAAAAGAAGTGTGTTGAGGTCTCCAGGTGGTAGCATCCATCTTGGAAATGCAACAGGAAGCCACATTCCTCTAGGCAGGGAACAGGTGCATCCACCCAGACGCGGCCCACAGTGGGGTCAGCCCGGGCGTAGCAGTGGTTGACAGGGCTGTAAAGGATCACATGGACATGTAGGGCTGGCCGGGGGGTCCACATGTGGTAAGCTGAAAGCACCCTGGAGTTGCAGAACACATCCTCACCATCAGACTCCAGATAACGACCACTAATTATGCACTGGAGAGTCCACTTGCCATTGCGGTGGAAACGCAGTAGGAAGCATCCATGGTGACTGGTCCTTGGCCGGCCATAGCACAGACTGCCATCTGCCTCACACAGGAGGTAGAGGCCTTGCAAGCTCCTCAGTCGTACTACAGCCTGGGTGTCGTGCTCATTGCTCACCAAGATCTCCCAGGTCTGGAGGCattgggagggagaagaaaatgtaCTACAGCCAAATGACTAGGCCAGGGAGTCCTACCACCATTTCTCCTGGCCTAATCCTAGAACCTTCATGGGGACCAACCACCTTCCCCTCCACATCGGCCTCCATGTTGACTGTCAGCTCTCCCGCTCTCTCATCCAACAGTAATCAAAAGATTTCGGGAGGTCTCTACTGCTGGAATCAGAGTACTACTCAAGATCCCAGGAGAAGTTCTGAATGCCTACCTCTTCTAGCTAACCAAAGGTaaacctctttctctcttactcgGTGGCTTCCTTCAATACCTAATTTTCTAATTAGTGCTCTGGtttaagttttacttttctttttctcactgttGTCCCTGGATAGCACACTAGCTAACACTCCCATCCCCAGAGCCCACCTCCCCAGCATGGCAGGAGAAAATCAAGATCTCTTACAGGTgggcccagggtccagggataAGAATGGGAACACACACAGTTGAGATGCAATTGTCTGGTTCAGCTGTGATCAACCCTGTTgtaaatgagagccttgctgctACCTCACTCTGTAGTGCCATTGTGGGGTTGCTTACATCTCTCCCTAAAATGAAGAGCTTCACTCTCTTAGGGCTTTAGAGTTCCCCATTCCTAAACCACAACCAGAACAGTATCACCAGCCCTATAGtccctccacccatccatctTGCTCTGGACTCCCACAATTCTGCCTTCCAGCCTGGGCTCTTGACCTCTACTCATTGTGATGACACAACCACCCAGtgttggggcagagggaagaaagcagccagagaagaCAAGGCAGCAAGGGCTGAGCCTTTGCCCCTCAGAACAGGTttagagaggaggagacagagagaaggagaccTGTGAGCAAAATCCTGGGGTAGGAGGGTCTCAGCCTAGTAGTGACAAAGGCTAGGAAAATGATTAGGTTGAAAGTGTACCCCAGgcaccacacactcacacacatatgaaagaaagagagagagagagaatgtgaaagaGCAAGCTTGGCCACTGGGAAAAACAACTCCAGTACAGGTTTGCTTTGTTACCTGTCTCCGGCCCAAACCCTTTGCAGTAGCCGTGACCGTATTCTTATAAGCCTCAGAAGTGAGGTAGGATCCTGCCCAGCTGATGAGCCCAACCCTCAGCTCCTCAGGGTTGGGTCTTCGTGTCCACTCCACCTCATCCATGGGGCCGGCACCACAGGTGATGACTCTGTCCggccctgccttccccccagTGGTGCGGTTCCACAGGCCATAGGGCCTGGAATCAGGCCTGTAGTACCCACCAGAAGAAGTTCCCGGAGAGAATTTCTCAGGCAGAGGCTGGCCTAGGGCCCAGCACCTCTGTGACCCGGGAGCATTGTGACTGTGAAGGCTGCCTCTTATCCACAGTGAGGAAAGGGCACTGGCCTGGCAATGTCAATCCACAGCCCAGAGGAAGTAGGTCTAGGGCTTCTGGCGTTAACCTCCCACGCAACTCCAGACACCAAGGTAGGCTGAGCTGAGACTGGGAATCAGAATTTTGGCCTGTGCTGGTGCTCACCTGTGACTATAGGCAAACATCGTCTTCACTTGTTTCCCATTTTAATCACAGGATAAAAACCAGCCTCTTTCATCCCTAGGAAGTAACTTCTGCTTGGCTCCCTTGGGACTCAAgtgttttttaaagttcaagaTATCCAGGAAAAATCTATTAACTTTTACAGCCCTTGGGAGAATGAGGCCAAAATGTCTCAGAAGGTACTTTTCAGGAAATGTGAGGAAACCCTAGATAGATAACCAGCAAGGATCAAATTACTCATATTCATCAGAAAGGGCTAGCtcagagcaggggaaggaaaaTGTTCTagatgggaagagcactgggcaTCTCCCTCAGAATCCCCAGCTGCACTGCTGCTGGGCACATGGCTAGTGCACCCTTTCCTTCAAAGGGTCCCTGTTGGCCAACAGCCTCTGGGACTCACTTCTTACAAAGCTCATGGAGAAAATCAGTCCAGAACCTAGAGAAATTGACATGAAAGGAGAAAGGCAAGAAGAaataatggtggtgatggtaggtTTTAAGCTTTGCTGGGATTCAAAGAATGGATAGTGTGAACCACACTTGGACAATAGCCCACCCTCCTGGTTCCATACATACATTTTCCTAGGCCTCCGTGGTGGGGGTGTGGTAGTACAGGGCAGGGGTGTCTTCCCAGGTAGGAGGTCCAGTGCACAGTGAGGAGCTTTCACCCCCAAGGATTAAAAGGGTCCTAccaatgttttataaaataaggcTAAGAGACTACTAGTGACACAATCACCAGTGTAATTTTAAAGATTCAGATTCTTGGGCTTCAGACCAGTCCTTATGAATCATATTTCTTGAAGTACACCTCAGGAccgtatttttaataaatattccccctcctcctccgTATTAATGTTCATAGTAATcattaagaaccactgctctaagtAGCTAGGAGATAGAGAGGAACAGAATGTATGGGATTTACAGATTCACGAAGGTAGAGCCTGTTTACTCTCAACAAAGCTCCCCTGGAATTGGGGAGGGAATGTGGTACCTGAGGTACTTGTACCCTCGAGAATAAGGAGGGTGAAGCTGAGCTATATGAAGGCAGCAGTGTGTCCGCAGGCACGCTGGTGGGAGGGTTGGCGCCACAGCCTTAGCTGCTTTGAGTCTCCCCCATATCATATTGTCTCTTTGTACCcaacaacacccccccccccattctagGCTACAGACAACACTGTGTAGAAACCACAGCAAATTTATTACTCAATATCCATCATAGCACCACCCGGAGccctcacctcccctccccacctggccccaAGGGTACacccaaaatggaaaaaacaaaagtaaacccagatccctgctcctcctctggaAGAAAGGGCCTCAGCCCTGGAAGTCCCTTCCACAGTCCGAGCAGGCAGGAGAGCAGACCCCTCCGTGCCCGGAGAGTGAGACTCCAGGCTCAGATGACAGAGACAACATgcaggcaggagcaggagcagaggcctGTGTCTGTGGGAgaggagtgggagggaagggcaCCGCCTGAGGAGTCCGGGAATCTGGTTGTCCCGGGGATGCACGCGGGAGCTTCCGGGCAGCAGGGGCCGGCCCCTGGTTGGTTAGCGCTTTGACAGCTCATGGGACAGCCAGTCGAGCCCATCATACAAGCCTGTGCCTTGGGTGGCACAGGTGGCCTGAACATACCACTGcggggaaaaggaaagaatgatcagcagcaaggaagaaaaggggaTGCCCTGACTTCCCGCCCCAGCCTGTGGCTCCCTTGGGAGAGGGAGCACCCTCACCGTGCGGCTGCGCAAATGCTGCAGCCCCAGCTTGTCGGTCAGCTCGCTCACAGGCATGGCGTTGGGCATGTCCTGCTTGTTGGCAAACACCAGCAGCACCGCATCCCGCAGCTCATCCTCCTGCAGCTGAGGGAGGTGAAGGGGATGGAGTCTGGAGTCCTAGCGGAGTCTCCAGGCTTCCTCTTCCCCACTGTGTAGGGGAGCACCCTTTCCTACCTCCTACCagatttgtgggaaaaaaaaaaagtaatactgcGTAGTCTACTGCTGAACACAAGACAGAGTCATAAATCAGCTTGGAGCCATTTGGACTTATATCCAGAAAGACCCTTTTTCTAATGACTTGCCCTAGTCAAAATGACATTTCCAAATGGGAAAACAAGAATGTAAGATGATATTTCTCTCCACCACATATAATTCCTCCTTTCCCCACCAACTTCTCAGATATGAAGACAtgaaaattcaaggaaaaagtCAGTCATATGCCTTTCACCCAACTCAAATTCAAAACAGGGTGAGATACTCCTTGTGTCTGCATCCACAAAGGGAGACATTCAAAGCCTGTAAGCTATTTCCTGACTTTCATGTTAGCACAGAGATCTCAGAGATCTGTCTCCAACGAGGGCTCAGCAACCAGGGCTCTGGGTGCTCACCATCTTCTGGAGTTCATCAGCAGATTCCTGGACCCGCTCTCGGTCATTACTGTCCACTACGAAGATGAGGCCCtgggtgggaaggaagaaaagacaagCAATCACTCTCACCTGGGACATAGCCTAGTCtggctctttctcttttccccatcttTGTGTCTAAACCTTCTCATCTAGTAAATTTTCACTAAGGTTCTGCAGACATGCTGGCACAAACTGGCGACACCCTGCGAAGGATACAGACTCTGCCCTCAGGCAAGCAGTGTAGCTAGAAGAAGTGCAAGGGAACAGGGAAAGATGAGACCAGAGCTAAATGAGGCAGCATGAgtgcacccagctggctcagtcagtagagcatacaactcttgatctcggagttgtgagttcaaggcccacattgggtgaaagcttactttaaaaataaataaataaacgaggCCACATGGCCTCAGATCCCTGCTTCTCAGGAGATGCATAAGGTGGCTAAGTCTCAGAAGACTATGGCCATTTCTGAAGGATGAATAGAAGCAAGCCTACAGATGAGAACAGAAGGaggttaaggttttttttttttttttcctggcttggGGGCCTATGCCAACATCTTGGTTTGGAGCTCTAACACCTTTTCTCTGGGGGTTGGGGAGCCCCACCCCACCTGAGTGTTCTGGAAGTAGTGCCGCCACAGAGGCCGAATCTTGTCCTGGCCTCCCACGTCCCAGACTGTGAAACAAATGTTCTTGTATTCTACTGTTTCCACATTGAAGCCTGGagataatggggaaaaaatatgagaacaaaGTCCTGAAAGAAAGGAACTCATTAAATCTGGGTGGATTCATCAGAGACATATAAAACCAGAAGGCAACGACGAAGTCCCATGGGAACAGAACCGCAGAGGACCGGCAGTCCACAGACCAGGCGGGGCTAGGTCACATTCACCCTGCCTCGGCACCATCCAGCAACTAAAGGTAACTGTGACCCACTTCTCAGGTGGCAGTGTCTGGTGTCAGGGTCAGCTCACTGCACGGAGATAAGGGCCTCAGGCAGAATGGGGAGCAGCCCCTGAGGCGGCCTCCCATCAGCCTCCCGCTCCTCCCCGCCTCGCCTCAGAACTCACCTatggtggggatggtggtgaCAATCTCCCCCAACTTCAGTTTGTACAGAATTGTGGTCTTGCCAGCTGCATCCAAGCCAACTGCAACGGAGAGGGGCATAGGGATGGAGACGGGAGCGAGGGAGCCCTCTAGAGatcagggaaggggagaggccaGGACAGCTGATGGAGACTGGGGCGGAGAGCCCTAGCGCCTGCAGGTGCGCGCTGTCCTCCACCTTCGAGGCCTTGAGAGCAGTCTGGGTGGTGAGCACCAACTCGTGCCCCGAAGCGGGCGAGAGGCGGGAGAGGGGTAGGGGTAAGGGGTCGAGGAGGAGGGCTGCGCTCCTCTTAAAAGTCGTCTCCAAGGGCGGAATCCTCCCTTCTTACCAGCCTGGCTGGGGCGGAGGGAGCTTCACCCCACCCAGGCCCGCAGCTCCCGGGCTCAGGCCCCGGGGTCGGCGCTGCAGATCGCGACCCGCCCGAGAGCAGTGACCGCAGGGGGGTTAGGCGGCGGGTGACTCGGGTTCAGAGACCCGGCTGAGCTGGGCTCGGAGGGACGCGGGGGCGGGAGGGCTGCGCGGGGGCCGACGCTCCGGTCCGGGCCGCGCGCTTGATCTGCCTCACCCATGAGGATCCGCATCTGCTTCTTCCCGAAGATCCGCGAAAAGAGCGCGGACACGGTGAGGCCCATggcggggcccgggggagggggtgcgggctCGGACGCGGGGTGCGGGCTGGAACCGGCCGGCCGCTGGGGGATGGGgcgcagcagcaggaggaggaggctccgccgccgcctccgcgcgTCCCGGCCCGCCCTACGTCatcgcggccccgcccccggccgggccccgcccccgccccgccccttccccgcccccaggctcccGCTCGGGCTAAATCTGAAGCTCAGCGAGTCTCCGCTTGCTCGCCGCGTCCCGCGCAGGCTTAAAGAGGGGAAGGGTCTGGGTTTCCCCTCGTTTCTCGAGGGCCGGCAGATCTGTGGCTGCTTCACCGGCAGCCCGAGCGGGGCCGAGGAAAGTTTACAATGCTCCCCAACGGCCCCTGACCCTCAGCTTAAGTGGCCGGCCTCTCGGGCTTTGGTTTGTCGCGTCCAGCCCACCCTGCTTTCTGGTTTAGTTAGCTCTAGCGAACTAGCACCATCCACTGTATGCACCACCCTCCTAGGGGAGCGGAAGCTCTGTGATGCGTCTTAGTCTGCTTTGGCCCCTCAGCGCCCAGAGAGGGGCTTTGAGCGTTGCAGGTAGTTCAAGTGACTGTAGAATCTCGAgaggagtgagaaagagaggTGGTGGAAAAAGGGTGTCCAAGCGCTAGCTGGCCTTCTTGGTTTTGCAATCAGCATGTTGTCCTGCATGCTGGACAACAACGCCTTTGCGTCGATGGCCCCGGGCACAATGCTTTTCAGTAGATCCAGGCAGCTTTTCTGAAGCTTCTTCACTTTGCCAGAGACCTGGGAACCCGGATTTTTAATGCACACCTATCCAGGAATTTATGAAACTCTTGTGGCTTTAGACTCAAAGTGCTTCGTAAGTAATTTTCCCACTCAGCAACCAAGGGGGAAATAGCAAGACAGGAATTAATTTAAATTGTGTCTATGGTTGAGAGTGGGTCAGTGCCAGGCACCtaatatatgctcaataaatacagtacttgCTGGTTTGAATGGACTAATAGGCTGCTCAGTGGAGCAAGGACAAGCAATTTGAAACTGGATTGCCAGGAGGCTTCTAGGATCAATTGCTTAGGGACTGGACATGGTGA contains:
- the FSCN3 gene encoding fascin-3 isoform X3; amino-acid sequence: MDEVEWTRRPNPEELRVGLISWAGSYLTSEAYKNTVTATAKGLGRRQTWEILVSNEHDTQAVVRLRSLQGLYLLCEADGSLCYGRPRTSHHGCFLLRFHRNGKWTLQCIISGRYLESDGEDVFCNSRVLSAYHMWTPRPALHVHVILYSPVNHCYARADPTVGRVWVDAPVPCLEECGFLLHFQDGCYHLETSTHFFLSHLDRLVPQPSTQTAFHMQVRPGGLVALSDGEGGMLYPQGARLLLGLGSNPHRGEEWFILQRCPTWVSLRSKTRKFLSIIYDVEIYAASEHVTPMSLFQFECDDESSTLQLRAANGCYLAQRRHRTVVANGHPMESDTFFRVHWNCGKIILQSPNGRFLGIVDNGLLMANATIPGPNEEFGIRLANRRFLVLRGRYGYVGTSSEHDLMKCNMDQPDCIHLLPCRQGIYHFQGQWDATYGNPNLPGETTALNTTGTSKSRSMRISVTQLSLPSLAKHLFRATIHLKRPPPRPLCAVLFSTE